The sequence below is a genomic window from Nostoc flagelliforme CCNUN1.
TAAAAATTAAGGCGATCGCTATGAAATTTACTGTAGAGCAAATCCTGAATCTGCCCGATATGAAAGTATTAGATTTTCAAGAAATTGAAGGGGAAGAAATAATTATAACGATAGAAAAAAGCGTCAACTATTCGACTTGCCCATCTTGTGGGCAAAATACTCAGAGTATACATCAAAATCATTGGCGGATGATTCATGATTTATCTTGGAGTAAAAAGCCAGTACTCTTAAAAATAAATCGTCGCCAGTTCAAATGTCATAAATGTAAAAAAGTCTTTAGTGAGAAATTAGATTTTGTAGATAAAAGTAAAGGATATACAAAAAGATTAGCAACAGACATAGTACAACAAGTATTAAATAGTAACATTCATAGGGTTGCCGAAAGGAATGGATTGAGTGATGAAGAAGTAGAATCAATGTTAAAAAAGCAAGCTTCACAAATATTAAATATTAATCTAAGCCAGGTAAAAAAGTTAGGTATAGATGAAATAGCTTTAGTTAAAGGTCAAGGAAACTACTTAGCAGTATTAGTGGATTTAGATACTCATAAGCCAATTGAAATAGTGCAATCACGACGAATAGAAGATATCCGTGAAGTAATTGCTGGCTGGGGATTTGAAGTACTTAATCAAATAGAAGAAGTGAGTATTGATCTCTGGTCGCCTTATAAAAGCTTAGTAGAAGATTTAATGCCAAATGCTAACATAACTGCTGACAGGTTTCATGTGATGAAACAAGTAAATGATGAATTAGATAGGATGCGTAAAACTGAGAAGAAAGCAGCAATGTCGTTAGAAGATAAATCCGAAAAATCTCGCCAACTAGAGGCATTAAATAAAAGCAAATATAGTTTAATTAAAAATGAAGATTCTTTAAACGAAAAGCAAAAATCAAAATTAAACTCCGTGTTAGAGGTGTCGCCGACTCTGGCTAAAATGCACGCACTTAAAGAACAATTCCGCCAGATATTTGAAACCACTAAATCTTGGGGAGATAGCATAACACAATTATTAGATTGGATGTATGATGCACGTTCATACTTTCCGAAAAGTCTAGGGACAATGGTGAGATGGTTTGGGGAAATAGTCGGTTATTTTGATGGCAGAACTACCAGTGGTACTGTAGAAGGAATTAATAATAAACTCAAGTTAATTAAAAGACTTGGGTATGGCTTTCGTAATTTTAGCAATTTTCGATTACGCAGTTTATTAAACTGGCACTTTTCTATTAATTCTCCATAAAAGTAACGGATGAACCACATTTACTTGCGGCAAAACTTCGTGCGTCTAATGTTGATCCTGCAGAAGGAGGATTAGGAGAATTACAAAGAGTAATAAAAATAATCCGCTCACGATGGAAAGAGGTGAAAATTATTATTCGTGGGGATAGTGCTTATTCGAGAGAAGATATAATGAGTTGGTGTGAATCTCAAACTGAAATTTATTATGTATTGGGACTCGCTCGAAATAATAGGCTACTCCAGCTATCCCAATCAATTCAGTATCGCGCATCCCAAGAGTACTCAGGAAAAATTAAACATATAGTCGAGTTTTTTGAAACCTTATTTCCTCCATCACCAGATTTAAAGAACGACGCAGCAGTATTTGTTGATAACTCAGTTTGGTATTGCTCTCTTGACTATCAAACTCTAGATAGTTGGAGCCGTCAGCGTCGTGTTGTCGCCAAAGTTGAATATAGCTATAAAGAAGTCGATACTCGCTTTGTAGTTACTTCGCTCCCTGTTAATAAAATCCCGCCAGGGCGACTTTATACTCAAAAGTACTGCCCGCGCGGGAATATGGAAAATTGTTTAAAAGAACAAAAGCTAGGGTTACATAGTGATAGAACAAGTACCCATACGTTTGAAGGGAATCAATTACGTTTGTGGTTTGCGTCTATTGCTTATATTTTGATGAATGCTCTACGAGAACAATGTTTAGCAAACACGGAATTCAAAAATGCAACTGTTGAGATTATACGCACAAAATTATTGAAGCTAGGAGCCGTCATTACTATTAGGAAACGACGAATTTTAATCGCAATTAGTAGTGCCTGCCCTTATAAAGAGATTTTCGCAATGGTTTATAAGAGTTTATCTCAATTACCTTGCCCTGGCTGATAATGACCTAATTTAATTCATAAGTAATAACTGATTTTGATTTTTAATAGCTGGTTTTTAGGGTTATTTTACTTGATTTAAACCCATGACTTGGCATATCAATTTTTATTACTAGAAGTTAGCTTTTTCAGGATTTGTTATTTTTGATGTATCATATATATCTTTAATGGGGTCGGTCTTTACTTTGAGTTGCCCACGTTCTGGAGGTATTTTGATGATGTATTAATTAAATCATCTTAAATTTGGCTAATCCAAGCATTTTTTTCTCACTTGTGAGAAATCCGGGGGTAGACAAAATCGAAGTCGGTCTATCTGATTTTTACTTGGTGGATGATATTCACGGCATCTATCGGGGCATGATGATTGCCATTCCTCCGGTTCATTGGCAATGCTTTGAGGATTTTACACTCAATCAGATGGTAGATATTCTCCAACATCTAGCCACTAAAGTACATCTGAAATCCTTTCGCAAGCATCCCAGAAGTCCCAAAAAGAAGCGATCACCTCTCTTGGTTGATGGCAAACATCCCCACTGTTCCACTGCTCGAAAGCTCAAGCAATACAAAGCAACTCTTGATGCTATCCCTTGAAGTCACACCATAAAATATGTTATTTGTCAATATTTAGAGGGCTGATTCCTTTATTACTAAACCCCACACCCATAAGCTTTATAGTCGATTTAGCTTGTCAACACTTCTCTTTCAGAGACGCTCCGCGAACGACAAGCTCAGTGCAGCGCTGTCAACTGTCAACTGTCAACTGTCAACTGTCAACTGTCATCACGCTCCTGGTTGGAAATAATCAAGGAGGCGATCGCCTGAATCTGCGCGAATCAATGCTACAACTACATCAGGTAAAGACGTTAAGCTGGGGTAAACCAGATAACGTCCTTCCCAACGCGGGTTAAATTTCTCTTTATAGGAATGTAAGCCTTGAAAATTGTAGAAACGGTTTAAATGTTCGTAAAGATAGTGCAATCCCTTCTCTAAACGCCTTGATTCTGGTTTTTCACCCACCCCAGCCAATGCAGACAACCCAAAGTTAAAGCTGTCATAAGCTTGGTCTTTAAAGTGTTGTAGTAACGAAGTGAATAAAAAATCCATCGTCCCATTTTCCATTGATTGGCGGTGACGCATCAAATCAATGGTGGCTTCGTTAAGTTGATATTCAGGTAAGAGATTGGTAAAAGCATCAATTTGACCATTAGGATTTATGACTACAGCAATCTCACATTCTCGTAGGTAAGCTTCATCAAACCAACCCAAAGAAAAGCGTTTTTCTGAACCTTGCACCATTCTTAACCATTCATCACTCACAGGTTTGAGTTGCTGTAATAATTCATGAGTAATTGGCGGTTGATGGAAATTAACTTGATAACCCAATTTAGTCAAACGGTTAATAGATGGACGAAAGTTTTTACCAGCTTTCCCTTGCAAAGTAAAACTCTTGAGATCCACGATCGCTTCTTCACCAATCTTGAGAACCCTAAACCCTAAAGAAGTGTACATTTCCAAGTCATCGGGTAAAGTTTGGTAAAAAGCTGGATACCAATCATTGCGTTGACAAAACTCCCGAAAACTAACGATAGTTTCCATTCTGTCTTCAATGGGGCCGATGGGATCACCCAAGGCGATCGCACCCCTACCTTTGGGAACATAAGCAATGACACTACTACCAGAAGGACTAAAATAGTAGCTTTTATCACTTAAAAGGGTCAAAGCTGCCAAAGAAGAACGTCCATACTGCTGGACTATTTCCTTTGCTTTTCTTTGCTCATTTGCGATAGCAGTATTACGCGATAATACTGGCTGTAAAAGCATAATAATCGCAAATGTCATTGTACTGGCGGCAATTATATAAATAGAATTGGCAAAAAACTCTCCAAATCTACTCTGTGGTTGCAAACCCCAATTATCTTCTGTAAAAAACATTGCCAAAGTTTGCACTACGGCTTCACCCCAATTAAAATTTTCGGTGAATTTGCCATCTAACAAATAAAATCCTACTGTGCCATAAGCCAGGGTAAATAACAGCGCTCCTATTAATACACGCACACCTTGCGCCACCGAAGGACGGTCAGATTGTGCTGTAAAAGTATCGCGCATCAAGATTAACTGTACTAATAAAATTCCCGATAATATACTTTCTTCGTAATCCCATCCTTTTAATAAATGACTTATTATAGAAATAACTAATATACCTATAGTTAGAATCCAAGCAACTCGTTTTCGCCGTAATAAGTTAGTAGCAAGTGTTAATAAAATAAATCCTGTTAAGGCAGCAAATATGTGACCACTAGCACGAATATCAAATGGTAAAAATTCTTTTAACCAATGATTTCTACCATATAAATTAGGTGTGACTGATGATAATAAATTAACTACTCCAACTACGGTAGTTAGAATAGCTGCACTCCAAAGTCCTAGTTGAGTTCTAGATATATTACTCATTTTGGTTTTGAATTATTAAACTGTTCCCCTACATAAGCCAGAGAATCTTTAAGGTGTTTGTGAAAGTAGTTCCAGCCTATATCAGCACCCGATAAACCATGTCCGCCTGGAAATGAGTTGAAAACATTAGCAATACCTAACTGATTTAAGGTTTGATGAAAGGCTTTTGTTGAAGCTAGAAAATCAGTATCGTTTACCCCTGCATCTAAATAAATACGCAAGCGTTTTCTATCCCCAGCTGACAGCTTTTTGACAATTTGTTGAGGGCTATTTTGTGGGCCGCTACTATCAGTAAAATAACCACTATGGCTAAAAAATATATTAAAGTTGTTGAGATAGCGTAACCCGATATTTAATGCACCCCATCCTCCAGAAGATAGACCTCCTAAAGCCCAAAATTGGGGTGATTCGAGCGTGCGGTAGCGTGACTTAACTACTTCTACTAACTCCGAACCAATCAAAGTCCCTACTTTACCGTGAGTCCCATCAAAATAGTCCGGGTCATATAAAGGACTCGAACCGCGATTATCGTTACCATCAGGTGTAATCACAATTGATGGGGGTAACTTTTTACTCTTATATAATTCAGATAATATATTGAGTAGGGCGTATTTATCAACGTAGGCACGGGCATCATCATGACCACCGTGTAATAGAAATATTACAGGATAACGCTTTTGGGGATTTTTACTATAACCTGGGGGTAAAATCACACCATAATTACGAACTGAACCCATTGCTTGGGAATTGAAGGTTTCTAACTGAAATTTTAGACCAGTATTAGTTTCTTCTTGGGGTGGATCTAATTGCGGTGCGCCTAATACAAATACATAGTAGTAGCCACCACCGATTAAGATGGCGATCGCACCTATTACACCCATGAAAATCTTAGGAATTTTCATACTTATTTAATAATGTGTTTTGTCAGTATCTATCGTTTATTTTGACCAAACAAAGCTATTAAAATTATCAATGATTAGGTCAATTTTTAGATGTGCTGGCTGTTTGTGTAGCTTTAAATTGTTCGCCTACAAAAGTTAACGAATCTGCTAAATGTTCTCGCCAATATTGCCAAGTGTGACCTCCAGGATATTCACGAAATACATGATAGATGTTTAAGCGTGCTAGTTCTTGGCTAAAGTCTTTAGTTTCCTTCACTTCATAACGATCTGAGCTACCTGTATCTAAATAAATTTTCAATCTTTTTTTAACTTGTCCTGGCACATTTTTAATATAGATAATTGGGCTATTTGCTGCGCCACTTTTATCTCGAAAATAACCACTATGACTAAATAAAATTGAGAAATTGTTGGAGTTACGTAAACCTACATTAACTGCACCCCAGCCGCCGGAAGATAATCCGCCAATTGCCCAAAAATCAGGATTAGGTAGAGTGCGGTAGCGGCTTTTAACCACTTGTACTAACTCATTACCAACAGCCGTAGAAACATTACCATTAGGGCCGTCGAAATAATCAGGATCTCTATAAGGACTAGAACCGCGCTTATCGTTACCATCTGGGGTAATGATAATACTAGGTGGTAATTTGCCTGCGGTGTAGAGTTGTTCTAGAGTTTTGAGGGCTTGTCCTTTCTTGGAACTGAACCAATCTGTAGGTTCACCGTGTCCACCGTGGAGAAGAAAAACTACTGGATAACGTTGCTGTGGGTTTTGTGCGTAGCCAGGAGGTAGAGAAACCCCATAGGTACGATTTCCCCCCATGACTTGGCTGTTATAGGTTTCTATTTGAAAGCTGAGGGGGTTAGCTACATTCTCAGTGCTGGGTTGTGGTGTAGAAGGGGTTTTGTGCTGTAGCAGTTAATGTTAGAAGACAGAAGGAAATACTGACGCAGAATAATATTTGCAGTTTTTTGTTGTTCATAGAAACCCGTGTCGGTTTTATCTTTATTGTTGATGAATTGAAATAACTTTTTGGTTTAGCCAATTTGCGATCGCTTCGTTCACTAATTCAGCACACTCAGCCATTACCAAATGCCCCGCATCGGCATAATGTAAATGAGTGCCATCATCAAAGTGACTGGCTAACTCATCCCCCATCTTGGCGGTAAACATGGGGTCTTTTCCCGCAGTAATGATTAAAGCAGGAATATGCAGATTCTTCGGTAAAGGATGACGAATAAAAAAGTTATAGTCCCAAAATATTTCTAAACCTTTGTAGGCATCAAAATCTGTAGGTGCTGGGTTCTCAGCAAAAAACCTTTCCATCACACTATGACGGTAAGAAGTTGAGAGAAATTTATTAACTGTTTGCACCCCAGGCAAATGCAGTAAATATCTGCCACCCCAAGCCATAAATTTCATTAAGGGAATTTCCCACCACGGCGCTAAATCGTGAGTTCCCCCAGCAATAGCAATAATTGCTTTGGCTGGATAATGTTGTACAAACTCTAAACCAATAGGAACCCCATAACTGTGGCAGCACAATACAGGTAAATCAATCCCAAAGTGTTGCAATAATCGGTGTAAATCTCGACAATGCCGCCCGATAGAATAGCGAGAGTAACGACTAGACTGACCATTTCCTCCCAAATCATAAGCTAAAACTTCCCAGCCTTGAGTCTGGGCAAACTCATACTGCATTCTAAAATTAAAGCGGTTTCCTGTTCCTCCGTGGATAAAAACCATCGCTGGATAAGCACCAGAACTATGACAGACTTGTAAATTTACGCCTCGACGTAGGTGAAAATTTTCGCCAATTAGTGCATCATAATGAGTCATAAGCAGTAGGGAATTAAGGGTAGAGCAAAGGGAAAAACAATTGCTCACTGACTAACGACTAACTTCAATAGTTTACGCAACACATTTGTCAATGGTGTGTCAACTGGATAGAGAATTGACGGCTAATACCATTTTGGATTTTAGATTTTAGATTTTGGATTTTGAAATGCTTCATTAGTGAACTTTTCATTAATCCATTTGTCGCAATCATTTTTCAAATTGGTATAATTTTCCCTTTATCCCTAAACCTTTATGTTCAGAAATATCCGATTTAATGTCAGCTATTTATTGAGTTTGTTATTATTGGCACTTTGTATATGGGCGATCGCTAATGAATTACGCGCCTATAATTATCAGGATATTCTGCACTCATTAGCCTCAATTCCTAAACGACGATTGAGTTGGGCAATAGGGTTAACTATTCTTGGTTATTCAGTTATGGCAGGTTATGATATCTTGGGTTTTTACTATGTTGATCGCACCCTATTGTGGAATAAAATTGCTTTAACTAACTTTATTAGTTCTGCTTTTAGTAATACTATTGGTTTTGCTTTATTGACTGGCAGCGCTATCCGTTACCGATTCTATACTGGTTGGGGAGTGCCAGGAGTAGCGATCGCTCAAATAATTGCCTTTGTTAATTTTACCTTTTGGTTAGGAATGCTCACGCTTGCCGGGGTAATTTTCCTGACTAATCCTTTATCAATTCCTACTCAAATACATTTACCTTTTTCTACAGTACGCCCCTTCAGCTTTATTTTCATCTTTTTACTTGTTATTTACTTATTGGGTAGTATTTTTATTCGGCAAACATTAACAATTCGTGGTCATATATTCCGGTTCCCCAACTTTTCAATATCTCTAGCTCAAATTGCCATTTCCAGCCTTGACTGGGTTCTTGCCGCCGCAGTTCTTTATGTCTTACTACCTATTAATTCTAGTTTGTCTTACGCTGATTTTTTAGGAGTCTATTTGCTGGCTATGGTGGCAGCAATTATTAGTAATATTCCTGGAGGTTTGGGAGTATTTGAAACTATTATTTTGCTCTTACTTTCTTCTAAAATTTCGGCAGCAAAAATTTTAGGCTCCCTGTTAGCTTATCGTGGAATCTACTATTTTATGCCCGTATTCCTAGCAGGAGGTTTATTAAGCATTTTTGAACTGAGATATAGAAAGAAAATTTAATAATTAAAAAAAAAGTTAAATATTTTTGTATTAGGCATTGCCTAATGTTGCTTGTTTTAAACTAGAAGCTCAATCCAAACCAAAACTAACCCTACTTGTATTTTTATTAGAACAGTATCGAATTAGATTGTGTGACAGTGTAAGGATTAAATGAAAAAAAGATTGAATATAAAAAACACAAAGACCTTACTACATAAGCCTTTGGGCAATCAGTTGTATGTTTTTTTATCTAGCACTACTGTTCAAATAAAGTTTAATAAATTACTATATATAATGTGAAAGATTCGACTGATTTATCAATCTATAACTGTGCAACTTCACTCTCAAGCAGAATTTGATCCTAACTCGAATAACCCTGCTGAAAAGGGTTTACAAAGAGTTCTCCAGCGTCTTGTCCAAACCATGCAAAGAGACGCACTAGTTCGACAAACAACGAACAACCTGAGAGAATCGCTACAAGTTGATCGGGTGGTGTTATATTACTTTTACTCCCAGTGGCACGGACAAGTTACCTTTGAAGCCTTAAGTTCAGAAGAACTTTCCATATTAGGCTCAAGTGGGCCAGATGAGTGTTTTAATGATGAGTATGCAGCATTGTATTTAGCTGGACGTACAAGAGCGATCGCTGATATTGAATCAGAACCAATCAACCCTTGCCATCGTGACTTCCTCCGCACTCTGCAAGTCCGCGCCAACCTAGTTGTAACAGTTTTAGTACCCAAAGGATTATGGGGGCTGCTAGTTGCTCATCATTGCCAAGCACCCCATTCCTGGACAGAATCAAACATACAACTAATGCAGTCAGGAGCAAAAACTTTAACTACATCGCCTTATATTTTGGAAACTTGAGCTAGGCGGGGAACAAATCAATTTACAATACGCCTGATTAATCAAGGAATGGATGAAGATATTAGTACTGGAATTCGCTCTTAGTTTAAGGTTCCCATTTTTAAATGAAAAATAACTTTGTTTGGAACCTCTCTACACAAGCTTCTACTGCAACGCGCTATGTCTGCTGAAACTTAACAAAAGTCTCGCGCCAAGTAGGGTTAGCTGGAGAAAACCAGTTTGCAGAAATTGTCACCAGCCGACCACCATCAACCAATCGTTGCAATGCTGAATTGATATGCCGAGGGGTTGCATCAGGATTGCGGCTGTTGATTTTCGGTGATGATGAAAATGGTGGATTCATCAGCACAACCGAGGGCTGAGTCTTGCCAGCCAGATAGTCATTTATCTGCTCGGCATTCACCCCAAATAATGGAACGCCAGGGAATAACCGACGCAAAATCTTAGCTCTATCGGGCGCAAGTTCATTGAGCATCAGACTTGCACCCCTAAGTTTAGCCATTTGTGCCAATAGACCAGTTCCAGCACTGGGTTCAAGCATTTTCTCTAAGGTTTTAAGTTCTTCTTGGCATTTGCTCCTGATTCAAAAAACATTAGATATTGTGAAATATTTTTAAGTCTTTTTTACCCAAGTGGCTCTTAACTCATTAGATGAGAACTTTGAAGGTATTTTAACCGACAACGAAAATGTCGGGCGATCGCTCAATTTGGAAATTGACAACAAACTAAAGGTTTGAGTACAGAGGCCAAACTGTACTCAGCAATGCCAACCTTATATAAATAAGGAGACTTAGCCTAAAATTCAAAACGGCTGACTGTTTCAAATGGCTTAGGGTAAACAATCTCTCGCTGTGCCCAAGAGGAGGCAATCTCCGGGAAGTCTAAGTGAGTGCTAGGACGACCCGGGGTTCGACTGCCTCGTGAAGGTTTGGGTCTAGGTACGATAATGTAGTAAGCATCTGGAAGACTCAGAGGTATAATGCTTTTTTGTAAAGAAAGCACAGTCGGGATTTCAGCATGTTGAAGTTCCCAAACTGAAAGTGCATGAAAGATAATTAGATATAAAACAAAGGCTTCTAATGGTTCTGCATTAGGAGCAGATATATACTCACACAACTGCGGAATTATTTCTAGTGGGTAATGTTTGATAGTTGGGGGTAGTGCTGGAACTTTATGCTTGACGGGGTTTATCAGCGTCAACCTATTGTTTAAAGCCCATTCAAAGAAAACAAATAATTTACTACAGTGCTGACGAATAGTATTGTGACTGTACCGACTGGCTTGGGTAAAGCAATGGAGAGAAGAACAACCCAAACAAACTTCAGGTGGCTGACGCTGATGTGGGTCAAAATCAACTGCTTTTTGGCATATCGAACATTTCCATTGCCAGTAGAGGGTCAACAGATAGTTGCTGATAAAAGACGGCTGGACTTGCTCTGGAGAATAAATGGCAAACTTAAAACTCCATGTCCAAAATGCAGCAATAACTTCCATGTGGTCACGCACAGTTGCTGGTGTAGTTTTCTTTTCCCAAAGCCAGCTAACGTAGAGTTGCAACAATGGTTGAATACCAATGGGAGCAGTGTTAAGCGGTTGTAGCGCGTTGCGCCTGAGAATATAGTTTTCTCGACTTTCAAGTTTACCTTGCACAGCTAGCAAATGTCCAAGTTCCAACAAGCTTGATCTAATACTCTTGGGTATCGCCCGGTTTGTTGCTTCTAATTGTGGAAGATTTTCTTCAATTGCCTCCCAAGTTAACGGATTAGGAAGATAACGCTGTTGTAAAAAACGACCAAAACGTCGAAATTGTTGATTGATTTTTTGTGATACAGAACTCCAATCAATCGTACTAACCAGCAGATCAAATAAAGCTTTATTGCATGGATAAGGCGTACTAAAATTTATCACATAAACTGTTAATGATTTTTTAGCAAGCTCATTGTGATAGCAATATTTACATAAATTTTTAGCCTTATTGATGATTACCTTAGATTGACCACATTGCGTACACGGTTTAACTCCATTGCGCTCCTTATATGAACAAGTCAGGCAGATATCCCGTTGTAGTTGACAAGAAATTCTAAGTTGACCGCAAACAGAACACTCAACTTTACCTAATTGTGCTTTACCCTGCTTGCGGAGGCTATAAGAAACAATATCTTTGCAAACTTTACAAAACCAGTTTTTTTCATCATATATAGATTTGATTTGAGAGCAGCGACTACAGGCTGCTACAGGTCTTGATAACTTTTTGATACAACGGGGACATAAGCCAGTTGTTGATGAAACTTGATTTTTGGCCATGCCACAATGTTTGCAAACAGATTTGGTTTCTCGTTTGTAACAAGAGTGACAAATGTCTCGTCTTAGCTGGCAAGTACTTGTGCGACCACAGATTTCACAAATAATCAAACGTTTAATTGTCATCAGCTATCAAAGAGTAAATTTTCTTCTTTTACGTAGGCTGAGGTATCAATAAAATATTTGAGATGTTCGATTGCTTCCATGAGAGCGAGCGCGTCACACCCGCGCAAAAGAGTGGCTTCCTCACCGCCAGCCCAAGTAATTACGGCAATAAGAGGTTCAAATTCAAATTCAATCAGCCGAATTTGAGATAAATTAATTGTGCAGCAAGGTAGTTTCACGAAAATTGGCATAACAACTCCAACTCATCGACTGATTTGGTTTTTAATAAAGCCAATTTCTGTTCAGGGGGCAGAGTTTTGATAGTTCTTTCTGCACGTATGGCCTGTATTTTGCTAGAGAAAATCCAGAAACCGAGCAATTTTAAAGGACGATTTGTTCGGGTGTAGCGTCCACCTCGTCCAGCATTATGTTCAACCATACGACGTTCAACATTTCTAGTATGGCCAGTGTAAACTGAACCATTTGCACAACAAGCCAGATATACGTAGTAGAGTTCAGACATTTTCATTACCCATTTGTTCCTTGGTTAGGAAATTGATGCGGATCAGGGAAAATACTCTCCTGTTTTTTTGGTTGCTTCTTATCTCCATAAAGCCGAGATGGTTTGTGATTAGAAGCTTTGCTTTGCTTTGTAAGTTCTTTAGGTGAGTCTGGAAGTACATCAAAAAAATCACTAACTTTACAGTCTAAAGCGTTACAAAGTGCCTGAATTGTTTGTATTCTTAATGCACTAGGTTTTCCATTAATTAAGGCAGAAACTGCCTGCAAGGAAAGTTGAACTCCAGCTTTAGAAGCAAGTAGTGCCTGAAGTTCTGATGGACGGTAAATATCTCGTTCAATAGCTAGCCACTTCTTCAGGTTCCACACGATAGGCATGAGTATTCTCCTTATGCGTTAGTTGTATTTGGTATCAAATTTTGGTTCTTCCGGCACTTTTATGGTGGTTACTAAATTTTAGTAAATTTTATTAACTACATTTTAATGATGTTTATCCTTCAAACATAGACTGTGTAACTATTACAGCAGTTTTAGGTATACTGAAATAATCCAAATAGCATGATTTATACTATAACACAGTAAAAATTAAGGCGATCGCTATGAAATTTACTGTAGAGCAAATCCTGAATCTGCCCGATATGAAAGTATTAGATTTTCAAGAAATTGAAGGGGAAGAAATAATTATAACGATAGAAAAAAGCGTCAACTATTCGACTTGCCCATCTTGTGGGCAAAATACTCAGAGTATACATCAAAATCATTGGCGGATGATTCATGATTTATCTTGGAGTAAAAAGCCAGTACTCTTAAAAATAAATCGTCGCCAGTTCAAATGTCATAAATGTAAAAAAGTCTTTAGTGAGAAATTAGATTTTGTAGATAAAAGTAAAGGATATACAAAAAGATTAGCAACAGACATAGTACAACAAGTATTAAATAGTAACATTCATAGGGTTGCCGAAAGGAATGGATTGAGTGATGAAGAAGTAGAATCAATGTTAAAAAAGCAAGCTTCACAAATATTAAATATTAATCTAAGCCAGGTAAAAAAGTTAGGTATAGATGAAATAGCTTTAGTTAAAGGTCAAGGAAACTACTTAGCAGTATTAGTGGATTTAGATACTCATAAGCCAATTGAAATAGTGCAATCACGACGAATAGAAGATATCCGTGAAGTAATTGCTGGCTGGGGATTTGAAGTACTTAATCAAATAGAAGAAGTGAGTATTGATCTCTGGTCGCCTTATAAAAGCTTAGTAGAAGATTTAATGCCAAATGCTAACATAACTGCTGACAGGTTTCATGTGATGAAACAAGTAAATGATGAATTAGATAGGATGCGTAAAACTGAGAAGAAAGCAGCA
It includes:
- a CDS encoding alpha/beta hydrolase, with translation MGGNRTYGVSLPPGYAQNPQQRYPVVFLLHGGHGEPTDWFSSKKGQALKTLEQLYTAGKLPPSIIITPDGNDKRGSSPYRDPDYFDGPNGNVSTAVGNELVQVVKSRYRTLPNPDFWAIGGLSSGGWGAVNVGLRNSNNFSILFSHSGYFRDKSGAANSPIIYIKNVPGQVKKRLKIYLDTGSSDRYEVKETKDFSQELARLNIYHVFREYPGGHTWQYWREHLADSLTFVGEQFKATQTASTSKN
- a CDS encoding ISL3 family transposase, which gives rise to MKFTVEQILNLPDMKVLDFQEIEGEEIIITIEKSVNYSTCPSCGQNTQSIHQNHWRMIHDLSWSKKPVLLKINRRQFKCHKCKKVFSEKLDFVDKSKGYTKRLATDIVQQVLNSNIHRVAERNGLSDEEVESMLKKQASQILNINLSQVKKLGIDEIALVKGQGNYLAVLVDLDTHKPIEIVQSRRIEDIREVIAGWGFEVLNQIEEVSIDLWSPYKSLVEDLMPNANITADRFHVMKQVNDELDRMRKTEKKAAMSLEDKSEKSRQLEALNKSKYSLIKNEDSLNEKQKSKLNSVLEVSPTLAKMHALKEQFRQIFETTKSWGDSITQLLDWMYDARSYFPKSLGTMVRWFGEIVGYFDGRTTSGTVEGINNKLKLIKRLGYGFRNFSNFRLRSLLNWHFSINSP
- a CDS encoding lysylphosphatidylglycerol synthase domain-containing protein encodes the protein MFRNIRFNVSYLLSLLLLALCIWAIANELRAYNYQDILHSLASIPKRRLSWAIGLTILGYSVMAGYDILGFYYVDRTLLWNKIALTNFISSAFSNTIGFALLTGSAIRYRFYTGWGVPGVAIAQIIAFVNFTFWLGMLTLAGVIFLTNPLSIPTQIHLPFSTVRPFSFIFIFLLVIYLLGSIFIRQTLTIRGHIFRFPNFSISLAQIAISSLDWVLAAAVLYVLLPINSSLSYADFLGVYLLAMVAAIISNIPGGLGVFETIILLLLSSKISAAKILGSLLAYRGIYYFMPVFLAGGLLSIFELRYRKKI
- a CDS encoding alpha/beta hydrolase, with the protein product MKIPKIFMGVIGAIAILIGGGYYYVFVLGAPQLDPPQEETNTGLKFQLETFNSQAMGSVRNYGVILPPGYSKNPQKRYPVIFLLHGGHDDARAYVDKYALLNILSELYKSKKLPPSIVITPDGNDNRGSSPLYDPDYFDGTHGKVGTLIGSELVEVVKSRYRTLESPQFWALGGLSSGGWGALNIGLRYLNNFNIFFSHSGYFTDSSGPQNSPQQIVKKLSAGDRKRLRIYLDAGVNDTDFLASTKAFHQTLNQLGIANVFNSFPGGHGLSGADIGWNYFHKHLKDSLAYVGEQFNNSKPK
- a CDS encoding alpha/beta fold hydrolase, which gives rise to MTHYDALIGENFHLRRGVNLQVCHSSGAYPAMVFIHGGTGNRFNFRMQYEFAQTQGWEVLAYDLGGNGQSSRYSRYSIGRHCRDLHRLLQHFGIDLPVLCCHSYGVPIGLEFVQHYPAKAIIAIAGGTHDLAPWWEIPLMKFMAWGGRYLLHLPGVQTVNKFLSTSYRHSVMERFFAENPAPTDFDAYKGLEIFWDYNFFIRHPLPKNLHIPALIITAGKDPMFTAKMGDELASHFDDGTHLHYADAGHLVMAECAELVNEAIANWLNQKVISIHQQ
- a CDS encoding phosphatidylglycerol lysyltransferase domain-containing protein codes for the protein MSNISRTQLGLWSAAILTTVVGVVNLLSSVTPNLYGRNHWLKEFLPFDIRASGHIFAALTGFILLTLATNLLRRKRVAWILTIGILVISIISHLLKGWDYEESILSGILLVQLILMRDTFTAQSDRPSVAQGVRVLIGALLFTLAYGTVGFYLLDGKFTENFNWGEAVVQTLAMFFTEDNWGLQPQSRFGEFFANSIYIIAASTMTFAIIMLLQPVLSRNTAIANEQRKAKEIVQQYGRSSLAALTLLSDKSYYFSPSGSSVIAYVPKGRGAIALGDPIGPIEDRMETIVSFREFCQRNDWYPAFYQTLPDDLEMYTSLGFRVLKIGEEAIVDLKSFTLQGKAGKNFRPSINRLTKLGYQVNFHQPPITHELLQQLKPVSDEWLRMVQGSEKRFSLGWFDEAYLRECEIAVVINPNGQIDAFTNLLPEYQLNEATIDLMRHRQSMENGTMDFLFTSLLQHFKDQAYDSFNFGLSALAGVGEKPESRRLEKGLHYLYEHLNRFYNFQGLHSYKEKFNPRWEGRYLVYPSLTSLPDVVVALIRADSGDRLLDYFQPGA